From the Longimicrobium sp. genome, one window contains:
- a CDS encoding putative toxin-antitoxin system toxin component, PIN family, with the protein MLRVVFDTSVLVSVALTPKGVPAQAYEAWRALRFSLFTTRAIIHEVRTTLGYARIRRRYDCAEAADGIMRALHQKAMFVSGTAEVSVYVRDPKDYMILSAAAEAEAHVLVSSDQDLLVLGSYEGTMILSPRQFLTWLDSIKPEKS; encoded by the coding sequence GTGCTGCGAGTCGTATTTGATACATCGGTTCTGGTCAGCGTCGCCCTGACGCCCAAAGGAGTGCCCGCTCAGGCCTACGAGGCTTGGCGGGCACTTCGCTTTTCTCTTTTTACGACACGGGCGATTATCCACGAGGTCCGAACGACGCTTGGCTACGCGCGAATCAGGCGGCGGTACGACTGCGCCGAGGCAGCGGACGGAATTATGCGCGCCCTCCACCAAAAGGCGATGTTCGTGTCGGGGACCGCCGAGGTAAGCGTGTACGTTCGCGATCCGAAGGACTACATGATCCTTTCCGCCGCTGCTGAAGCGGAAGCACACGTGCTCGTCTCGAGCGACCAGGATCTCCTCGTGCTCGGGTCGTACGAGGGAACTATGATCCTGTCGCCGCGGCAGTTTCTTACCTGGCTGGACAGCATCAAGCCGGAGAAATCGTGA
- a CDS encoding type II toxin-antitoxin system prevent-host-death family antitoxin has protein sequence MDISHVRERLSEVLARVECTRRPVVLTSDGQDVGAFLPLQMYRALIEEREAVFEALAQAVAKQPQYPEEEVERDIAEAIAAIRGKGAASRI, from the coding sequence ATGGACATCTCGCACGTACGTGAGCGTTTGAGTGAGGTGCTTGCGCGCGTCGAGTGCACGCGCCGCCCTGTCGTACTAACGTCGGATGGCCAAGACGTGGGAGCCTTTCTGCCCTTGCAGATGTATCGCGCGCTGATCGAAGAACGCGAGGCAGTTTTCGAGGCTCTGGCGCAAGCCGTAGCCAAGCAGCCGCAGTATCCGGAGGAAGAAGTCGAACGCGACATTGCCGAAGCCATCGCCGCCATACGGGGGAAAGGTGCTGCGAGTCGTATTTGA